In Afipia sp. GAS231, a single window of DNA contains:
- a CDS encoding GMC family oxidoreductase, producing the protein MIAERKDFDFIVIGAGAAGCLLANRLSNDPAVRVALIEAGPSDQHFPINVKTTLPIGNVFLLPHARYNWQHVYSGGPEVNGRQIPCPRGKLFGGCTSVNGTVYMRGHAADYDEWSALGNEDWDYQSVLAHYKQHENYVGEASNFHGAGGELDVQKPRENNPLAHALIEAAVEAGHQRNDDFNGAQQDGFGIFDLNQRGGVRLSSSRAFLHPALGRNNLRVFADTLVERINLQGSRATGITIRREGEKQVLTASTEIILAAGTVNSPQLLMLSGIGPADMLRRQGIAVVQDLPGVGANLQDHPTVSVAMSNPGAESYALSWRTAPRAALAPLRYLFARSGMLASNAAEAGGFLHSRAGLARPDLQMTFMVGLKDNPRTLPRRHGFVLHVAVLRPATRGRLELASADPAARPVMYPHFLEDRADVEALISGLKQARHIISKPALARYAGAELSPGPAVKSDAELEAFIRANVATTYHPVGTCKMGPQRDPMAVVDSRLRVHGITGLRVADASIMPNITGGNTSAPAMMIGERAAEFVMQDSRSDTANSNPKLRSVDGGAYA; encoded by the coding sequence GTGATTGCCGAGAGGAAGGACTTTGATTTCATCGTGATCGGGGCCGGCGCTGCCGGCTGTCTGCTGGCAAACCGTCTTTCGAACGATCCGGCCGTACGCGTGGCACTGATCGAGGCCGGCCCTTCCGACCAGCATTTCCCGATCAACGTGAAAACCACGCTGCCGATCGGCAACGTTTTCCTGCTGCCGCACGCCCGTTACAACTGGCAGCACGTCTATAGCGGCGGCCCGGAGGTCAACGGGCGCCAGATCCCCTGCCCGCGCGGCAAGCTGTTCGGAGGCTGCACCTCCGTCAACGGCACGGTCTACATGCGCGGCCACGCGGCGGACTATGACGAATGGAGCGCGCTCGGAAACGAGGATTGGGATTATCAGAGTGTCCTCGCCCACTACAAGCAGCACGAGAATTACGTCGGCGAAGCTTCGAACTTCCACGGTGCCGGCGGCGAGCTCGACGTACAGAAGCCCCGTGAAAACAACCCGCTCGCGCATGCCCTTATTGAGGCCGCCGTCGAGGCCGGCCATCAGCGCAACGACGATTTCAACGGCGCACAACAGGACGGCTTTGGAATTTTTGACCTCAACCAGCGCGGTGGCGTCAGGCTGAGCAGTTCGCGGGCGTTTCTACATCCCGCACTTGGCCGAAACAACCTGCGTGTCTTTGCCGATACGCTGGTCGAACGCATCAACCTGCAGGGATCCCGGGCCACAGGCATCACCATCCGGCGCGAAGGCGAAAAGCAGGTACTCACGGCATCGACGGAGATCATCCTCGCGGCCGGTACCGTCAACTCGCCGCAGCTGCTGATGCTGTCCGGTATCGGGCCGGCCGATATGCTGCGCCGTCAAGGCATTGCCGTCGTGCAGGATCTGCCCGGCGTTGGCGCCAATCTCCAGGACCATCCGACGGTCTCGGTGGCCATGAGCAATCCCGGCGCGGAATCATACGCGCTCTCCTGGCGGACGGCACCGCGCGCCGCGCTTGCTCCGCTGCGCTATCTCTTCGCGCGCAGCGGCATGCTCGCCTCCAACGCTGCGGAAGCAGGCGGCTTTTTGCATAGCCGGGCCGGCCTCGCCCGGCCCGATCTGCAAATGACGTTCATGGTCGGACTGAAGGACAATCCGCGGACCCTGCCGCGGCGGCACGGCTTCGTGTTGCACGTTGCAGTGCTCCGGCCGGCTACGCGCGGCCGGCTCGAGCTTGCTTCCGCCGATCCGGCGGCGCGGCCGGTGATGTATCCGCACTTCCTTGAGGATCGCGCCGACGTCGAGGCCCTGATCTCCGGGTTGAAGCAAGCGCGGCATATCATCTCGAAGCCGGCGCTGGCGCGCTACGCGGGAGCCGAACTCAGTCCGGGTCCTGCGGTGAAGAGCGATGCCGAGCTGGAGGCTTTTATTCGCGCCAACGTCGCCACGACCTATCACCCTGTAGGCACCTGCAAGATGGGACCGCAACGTGACCCGATGGCGGTCGTCGATTCCCGCTTGCGCGTCCACGGCATTACGGGCCTGCGGGTCGCCGATGCCTCGATCATGCCCAATATCACCGGCGGCAATACCAGCGCGCCGGCCATGATGATCGGCGAGCGCGCCGCCGAGTTCGTCATGCAGGACAGCCGATCGGACACCGCAAATTCCAATCCGAAACTGCGCAGCGTGGACGGTGGCGCCTACGCCTAG
- a CDS encoding anaerobic sulfatase maturase, producing MQQPMAFHLLAKPTGAGCNLDCKYCFFLSKDRLYGGGALRMADDVLEAYIRQLLAAQPNSEVNVAWQGGEPTLMGLAFYKRAIDLVAKYKRAGQKITHTIQTNGVLLNDEWARFFKAHGFLVGLSIDGPKDMHDAYRVAKGGRGTFDQVMRAWECLVRNEVDVNILCTVHAANENHALEVYRFFRDQLQARYLQFIPIVERASEETIDQANLGWSERPGGERPLYIQQGQLVTERSVRPDQYGRFLIEIFDEWIKRDVGQIFVQSFDAALANWIGHPSACIFSPTCGNALAIEHNGDLYACDHYVEPDYLLGNIGETPLAELVASPRQRKFGRDKFDTLPKYCRDCEVLFACYGECPRNRFTETPDGEAGLNYLCAGYRMFFNHIDRPMRGMADLLKRGRYADEIMTSEAGAPA from the coding sequence ATGCAACAACCGATGGCGTTTCATCTGCTGGCCAAGCCGACCGGCGCCGGCTGCAATCTCGACTGCAAATACTGCTTCTTCCTGAGCAAGGACCGGCTCTACGGAGGAGGCGCCTTGCGGATGGCCGACGACGTGCTCGAGGCCTACATACGGCAACTGCTTGCGGCACAACCGAACTCGGAGGTGAATGTCGCATGGCAGGGCGGCGAGCCTACCTTGATGGGGCTGGCGTTCTACAAACGCGCCATTGATCTGGTGGCGAAGTACAAGAGGGCGGGTCAGAAGATCACGCACACGATCCAGACCAACGGGGTTCTTCTCAACGACGAATGGGCGCGCTTCTTCAAGGCGCATGGTTTCCTGGTCGGCCTGAGCATCGACGGTCCGAAGGACATGCACGACGCCTACCGCGTCGCGAAGGGTGGACGCGGCACGTTCGATCAGGTGATGCGCGCGTGGGAATGTCTCGTAAGGAACGAGGTCGACGTCAATATTCTCTGCACCGTCCACGCGGCGAACGAAAATCACGCTCTGGAAGTTTACCGGTTCTTCCGCGACCAATTGCAGGCAAGATATCTGCAGTTCATTCCGATCGTCGAGCGGGCGTCGGAAGAAACCATCGATCAGGCCAATCTGGGATGGAGCGAGCGGCCAGGGGGCGAACGGCCGCTATACATTCAGCAGGGCCAGCTCGTAACCGAACGTTCCGTACGGCCGGATCAATACGGCCGCTTTCTGATCGAGATCTTTGACGAGTGGATCAAGCGTGATGTCGGGCAGATCTTTGTACAATCATTCGATGCCGCGCTTGCCAACTGGATCGGACATCCCAGCGCCTGCATTTTTTCCCCGACGTGCGGCAATGCGCTGGCGATCGAACACAATGGCGATCTTTACGCCTGCGACCACTATGTGGAGCCGGACTACCTGCTCGGCAATATCGGTGAAACGCCGCTGGCGGAGCTGGTAGCTTCTCCGAGACAACGCAAGTTCGGCCGCGACAAGTTCGATACGCTGCCGAAATATTGCCGGGACTGCGAGGTGCTGTTCGCCTGTTATGGCGAGTGCCCACGCAACCGCTTCACCGAAACGCCGGACGGCGAAGCTGGCCTGAACTATCTGTGCGCCGGGTACAGGATGTTCTTCAACCACATCGACAGGCCCATGCGCGGCATGGCGGATCTGCTCAAGCGCGGCCGGTACGCAGATGAGATCATGACGTCCGAAGCCGGCGCGCCGGCTTGA
- a CDS encoding DUF2270 domain-containing protein: MQEPAASEIGRVYFPSSPGEFITLFAHFHRAEIARMAGWRDRIDRTTNWAITLVAAMLSVSLSTSNAHHSVLMFAMVLAFFLLMIESRRYRFFDVYRSRVRRLERNYYAKLFDPGLEAERDWLRTMAADLQTPTFVMSMAEAVSRRLRRNYIWIFLILLGAWALKVTFPSFSGEIPAALSFQDWVRNAGVGPVSGWIISAIIVGFYGWIVVAAFRTHRHQGELAHGDAHV, translated from the coding sequence ATGCAGGAACCGGCAGCAAGCGAAATCGGTCGCGTCTATTTTCCATCGTCTCCCGGCGAATTCATAACGCTGTTCGCCCACTTCCACCGAGCCGAAATTGCACGCATGGCCGGGTGGCGGGATCGCATCGACCGAACCACCAATTGGGCGATTACGCTCGTCGCCGCGATGCTCTCGGTCTCGCTTTCGACATCGAACGCCCATCACAGCGTGCTGATGTTCGCGATGGTGCTGGCATTCTTCCTGTTGATGATTGAGTCCCGGCGCTATCGTTTCTTTGACGTCTATCGGTCTCGCGTCCGCCGGTTGGAGCGCAACTACTACGCAAAACTGTTCGATCCGGGCCTCGAGGCGGAACGGGACTGGCTTCGTACCATGGCTGCCGATCTGCAGACGCCGACATTCGTGATGTCGATGGCGGAGGCCGTGTCGCGAAGGTTGCGACGCAACTACATCTGGATATTCCTGATCTTGCTGGGCGCATGGGCGCTCAAAGTGACCTTTCCCTCCTTTAGCGGTGAGATTCCGGCTGCCCTCTCTTTCCAGGATTGGGTCAGGAACGCCGGCGTAGGTCCGGTTTCCGGCTGGATCATATCGGCGATCATTGTTGGCTTTTACGGCTGGATCGTCGTTGCCGCATTTAGAACGCACCGCCATCAGGGCGAACTCGCGCATGGCGATGCCCATGTGTGA
- a CDS encoding arylsulfatase, which produces MEQTKGKSGLSAQAQNDTQKDERGIPENVSAETHAYRSFAGKIGRTMVQSKPDWPSRPEAPAGAPNIVVILCDDVGYSDFGCFGSEIPTPNIDRLAEQGLRYTNFHVMPMCSPTRAALLTGRNSHAAGVGWVAHADPGFPGYAMELPEDVTTIPETLRAQGYATYMVGKWHLCKDFDHTETASRASWPVQRGFDRFYGFLEAFSNYHHPPTLMVDNSEVAPERYPDGYYLTDDLTDRAVSMIRSSKASDSSKPVFLYFAHPAVHAPLHAKPEDIERHRGSYERGWDAVRTARFQKQIELGVVAADTRLPPRNSEPGDDVKPWDELTADEKRLFARYMEVYAAMVGTIDESVGRIRQTFEELGEWDNTLVILTSDNGASREGQVLGTTQYFDALRMFYDKKTTDSIDRDIAALDVIGGPTSMPHYPRGWGMASNTPFRLYKGNTHAGGHRVPMVISWPARLRDVAGEMREQYVHVTDLYPTLLDLTGANDLQARHGNPVRALSGVSFGATVFSGEAAHAHISQYYELSGHRGYYEEGWEIVSRHTPMTKFTDDEFELYNLAVDPTETTNLAKAEPDRVNRLARAWERAAWDNQVFPLDEGSGIRKFQRSDYELRYEAPVRLVPGTATLARYRSLKLVDQRSFEIEIDLDFQPGDRGTLVAHGQQGGGYSIYIDKDEVHYLHNGYGDTTDINGGAIPAGHRHIVIAATAKSATEIDIAILVDGERRGEKRGLAMLIGQALFQGIDVGIDRRSPVSWERFSSDGTFAFTGKLRSVTYRPGPPAPGLGPERLEQLRKLAERFD; this is translated from the coding sequence GTGGAGCAGACTAAAGGCAAGTCCGGTTTGTCGGCGCAGGCGCAGAACGATACGCAGAAGGACGAGCGCGGAATTCCAGAGAACGTCAGCGCGGAAACCCATGCCTATCGCAGTTTCGCGGGCAAGATCGGTCGCACGATGGTGCAGTCGAAACCGGACTGGCCGTCCCGTCCGGAGGCACCCGCCGGCGCGCCCAACATCGTCGTCATTCTCTGCGACGACGTCGGCTATTCGGATTTTGGATGCTTCGGGTCCGAGATCCCGACGCCGAACATCGATCGCCTGGCGGAACAGGGGCTGCGCTACACCAATTTCCACGTGATGCCGATGTGCTCGCCGACGCGGGCAGCACTGCTGACGGGCAGAAATTCGCACGCCGCCGGCGTTGGCTGGGTAGCCCACGCCGACCCGGGCTTCCCGGGCTATGCGATGGAACTGCCGGAGGACGTCACGACGATCCCGGAAACGCTGCGCGCGCAGGGCTATGCGACCTACATGGTCGGCAAATGGCACCTGTGCAAGGATTTTGACCATACCGAGACCGCGTCGCGCGCTTCCTGGCCGGTGCAGCGCGGCTTCGATAGGTTCTACGGGTTCCTCGAGGCCTTCTCCAACTATCATCATCCGCCAACGTTGATGGTCGACAATTCCGAGGTCGCACCCGAACGCTACCCGGACGGCTATTATCTGACGGACGATCTCACGGACCGCGCGGTGTCGATGATCCGATCGTCGAAAGCGTCGGATTCCTCGAAGCCGGTCTTCCTCTATTTTGCGCATCCGGCCGTCCACGCGCCGCTGCATGCCAAGCCCGAAGATATCGAGCGGCATCGTGGCAGCTATGAACGGGGCTGGGATGCGGTTCGCACCGCGCGGTTCCAGAAGCAGATCGAACTCGGCGTCGTTGCGGCCGACACCAGGCTTCCGCCGCGCAACAGCGAGCCCGGCGACGACGTCAAGCCGTGGGACGAATTGACGGCGGACGAGAAGCGCCTGTTTGCCCGCTACATGGAGGTCTACGCGGCGATGGTCGGAACGATCGACGAGAGCGTCGGGCGGATCCGCCAGACGTTCGAGGAACTCGGCGAGTGGGACAATACGCTGGTAATCCTGACGTCGGACAATGGCGCCTCGCGTGAGGGACAGGTGCTCGGGACGACACAGTATTTCGATGCGCTGCGCATGTTCTACGACAAGAAGACGACCGACTCGATCGATCGGGATATTGCCGCTCTGGACGTCATCGGCGGGCCCACCAGCATGCCGCACTATCCGCGTGGCTGGGGGATGGCCTCCAACACGCCGTTTCGTCTCTACAAAGGCAACACCCACGCCGGCGGTCACCGGGTGCCGATGGTGATATCGTGGCCTGCTCGCTTGCGCGACGTCGCGGGCGAGATGCGCGAGCAATATGTCCACGTCACCGACCTCTATCCCACTTTGCTGGACCTGACGGGCGCAAATGATTTGCAGGCACGTCATGGCAACCCTGTCCGGGCGTTGTCCGGGGTCAGCTTCGGAGCCACCGTCTTCAGTGGCGAAGCGGCCCACGCGCATATCTCGCAATATTATGAACTCTCGGGTCATCGCGGCTATTACGAAGAGGGTTGGGAGATCGTCAGCCGGCACACGCCGATGACGAAGTTCACCGACGATGAATTCGAACTCTACAACCTGGCTGTCGATCCGACCGAGACCACTAACCTCGCCAAGGCAGAGCCGGACCGCGTCAATCGGCTGGCGCGCGCCTGGGAACGGGCGGCATGGGACAACCAGGTGTTTCCGCTCGACGAAGGCAGCGGCATCAGGAAATTTCAGCGCTCCGACTATGAGTTGAGGTACGAAGCGCCGGTTCGCCTGGTGCCGGGTACGGCGACGCTTGCCCGATACAGATCGCTCAAGCTGGTCGACCAGCGCTCGTTCGAGATCGAAATCGATCTGGACTTCCAGCCCGGCGATCGCGGGACGCTGGTCGCGCATGGACAGCAGGGCGGCGGCTACAGCATTTACATCGACAAGGACGAGGTGCACTACCTCCACAACGGCTATGGCGACACGACGGACATCAATGGCGGTGCGATCCCGGCCGGTCACCGGCACATCGTGATTGCAGCGACCGCCAAATCTGCCACCGAGATCGACATCGCCATCCTGGTAGACGGAGAGCGACGCGGTGAGAAACGCGGACTTGCGATGTTAATCGGGCAGGCCCTGTTTCAGGGAATCGACGTTGGCATCGATCGCCGGTCGCCGGTCTCGTGGGAACGTTTTTCCTCTGACGGGACATTCGCGTTCACCGGCAAGCTCAGGTCCGTGACCTACCGGCCGGGACCTCCTGCGCCCGGCCTCGGCCCGGAGCGGCTGGAACAACTGCGAAAGCTGGCGGAACGGTTCGACTGA
- a CDS encoding ABC transporter substrate-binding protein encodes MVSAVVLLGAQPAAAEKKYDPGVSDTEIKIGQTTPYSGPASSFGATSRAIVAYFKMINSDGGINGRKINLISLDDAYSPPKTMEQTRKLVEGEEVLAIAGTLGTPGNMTIAKYLNGRGVPQLMGMSGSPKLNDPEHLPWTTTWYASQTVEGQIYAQYVLKAKPDAKIAVLYQNDDYGKGYLMAFKAGLGDKAAMVVAEASYDITYPTIDSELVRLATSGADTIFYASSPKFTAQAIRKAHEIGWKPLQIVITASSQTEATLKPAGFQAATGLVTSLFQKVPNDPTWASDKSMIEFHAFMKQWAPGEAGDLFLSATGYSWAQTLAEVLRKCGDDLTRENLQKQVTSLDGFHPSLFIDGVTLSISPTDRTPWRKAKMARFNGTNWEPFGDIVTIEDDKPKK; translated from the coding sequence ATGGTCAGTGCGGTCGTTCTGCTGGGCGCGCAGCCGGCCGCAGCCGAGAAGAAGTATGACCCGGGCGTATCCGACACCGAGATCAAGATCGGTCAGACCACGCCGTACAGCGGTCCGGCGTCCTCGTTTGGCGCGACGTCACGTGCGATCGTTGCCTATTTCAAGATGATCAATTCCGACGGGGGCATTAACGGGCGCAAAATCAATCTGATCTCGCTCGACGACGCCTACAGCCCGCCGAAGACGATGGAGCAGACCCGCAAACTCGTCGAAGGCGAGGAGGTCCTGGCAATTGCGGGAACGCTCGGTACACCCGGCAACATGACGATCGCGAAATACCTGAACGGCAGGGGCGTGCCGCAACTGATGGGAATGTCCGGCTCTCCCAAGCTTAACGACCCTGAGCACCTGCCGTGGACGACGACGTGGTATGCGTCCCAAACCGTCGAGGGCCAGATTTACGCGCAATATGTTCTCAAGGCCAAACCTGATGCGAAGATCGCCGTTCTCTACCAGAATGACGATTACGGCAAAGGCTATCTCATGGCCTTCAAGGCCGGCCTTGGCGACAAGGCGGCGATGGTGGTCGCGGAAGCCAGCTACGACATCACCTATCCGACCATCGATTCCGAGTTGGTCAGGCTTGCGACATCAGGTGCCGACACGATCTTTTACGCGTCTTCCCCCAAGTTCACGGCTCAAGCGATTCGAAAGGCGCACGAGATCGGCTGGAAACCTCTGCAGATCGTCATCACGGCATCGAGTCAAACCGAAGCGACCTTGAAGCCCGCTGGTTTTCAAGCGGCAACCGGGCTGGTGACCTCGCTGTTTCAGAAGGTTCCGAACGATCCAACCTGGGCAAGTGACAAGAGCATGATCGAGTTCCATGCATTCATGAAGCAATGGGCGCCGGGCGAAGCCGGAGACCTGTTCCTGTCCGCCACGGGTTATTCGTGGGCGCAGACGTTGGCCGAAGTGCTGAGGAAATGCGGTGACGATCTGACACGGGAAAATCTCCAGAAGCAGGTCACCAGTCTGGACGGATTTCACCCGTCGCTCTTTATCGACGGTGTCACCCTCAGCATCTCGCCAACCGACCGGACCCCCTGGCGCAAGGCAAAGATGGCGCGGTTCAATGGCACCAACTGGGAGCCGTTTGGCGATATTGTCACGATCGAGGACGACAAGCCGAAAAAGTGA
- a CDS encoding acetyl-CoA acetyltransferase, with protein MNDRTLRHKVAIVGVGETQYFKHGQSPDPEFKLALKAILAACASAGISPHAIDGFASYSDDRNDAVRLATALGIPELRHSSMQWGGGGGGTAAAVAHAAAAIAGGLADCVVVFRALAQGQFTRYGQGGMAFGYGSATPAISGEMAFPVPYGAISPAQRFAMKVRRFMEEHRVEQAALRAIALASYHHAQANPRALMHGRPLSEEQYDASRWIVEPFRLFDCCMENDGAAAIVLVSAERARDFPHPPAYLLGAAAGADYRHAASSHTAPNYATADFRTVARRLYEMARVEPSDVDVVQAYENFTGGVLLSLAEHGFFRPEEANDALTLENLSAPDGRLPLNTSGGHLAECYMHGMNLIIESVRQIWGQSSNQVEDVDVAMMIAGPMVTPVSSLILGSEATR; from the coding sequence ATGAACGATAGAACCCTCCGTCACAAGGTTGCCATCGTCGGCGTCGGCGAAACGCAATATTTCAAGCATGGTCAGTCGCCCGACCCCGAGTTCAAGCTGGCCCTGAAAGCGATTCTCGCCGCCTGCGCCAGCGCCGGCATCTCGCCGCACGCGATCGACGGTTTTGCTTCCTACAGCGACGATCGCAACGATGCCGTGCGGCTCGCAACCGCTCTGGGCATTCCGGAACTGCGGCATTCGAGCATGCAATGGGGTGGCGGCGGCGGTGGTACGGCGGCAGCCGTCGCCCATGCCGCTGCGGCGATTGCCGGCGGGCTTGCGGATTGCGTCGTGGTATTTCGCGCGCTGGCTCAAGGGCAGTTCACACGGTACGGGCAGGGCGGCATGGCGTTCGGCTATGGCAGCGCGACGCCTGCAATTAGCGGCGAGATGGCGTTTCCCGTGCCCTACGGCGCGATATCGCCGGCGCAACGCTTTGCCATGAAGGTGCGGCGCTTCATGGAAGAGCACCGAGTGGAGCAGGCTGCGCTGCGCGCGATCGCGCTCGCGTCCTATCATCACGCGCAGGCCAATCCTCGTGCGCTGATGCACGGTCGGCCGCTCAGTGAAGAACAATATGATGCCTCGCGATGGATCGTAGAGCCGTTTCGGCTGTTCGATTGCTGCATGGAAAACGACGGTGCCGCGGCCATTGTTCTGGTCTCGGCCGAGCGCGCCAGGGATTTTCCCCATCCGCCGGCCTATCTGCTCGGCGCGGCGGCCGGCGCTGACTACCGTCACGCCGCTTCCTCGCACACCGCGCCAAATTATGCGACGGCCGATTTTCGTACCGTCGCGCGACGGCTTTACGAGATGGCGCGTGTCGAACCATCCGACGTCGACGTGGTGCAGGCTTACGAGAACTTCACCGGCGGCGTGCTGCTCAGCCTTGCCGAGCACGGATTCTTTCGACCCGAAGAGGCGAACGATGCGCTTACTCTTGAAAACCTCTCTGCCCCCGATGGCAGGCTTCCGCTGAACACAAGCGGCGGTCATCTGGCCGAGTGCTATATGCACGGCATGAACCTCATCATCGAAAGCGTCAGGCAGATCTGGGGACAATCCTCAAATCAGGTCGAGGATGTCGACGTCGCCATGATGATCGCAGGCCCGATGGTGACCCCGGTCAGCAGCCTCATTCTTGGTTCGGAGGCGACACGATGA
- a CDS encoding Zn-ribbon domain-containing OB-fold protein: protein MTEHYLPTGLPVPGPEQDGLSRPYWEGLKAGRLMIQRCSGCRVWQWGPEWICHSCHGFDLTWEEVRAEGRIYSWERVWHPVHPALKTAVPYLVLLVELREPKTVRLIGNLLGDPRQPVSIGAEVAGEFEHHTASEPPFSLLQWRVP, encoded by the coding sequence ATGACAGAGCATTACCTTCCCACAGGGCTTCCGGTCCCTGGTCCCGAGCAGGACGGGCTCAGCAGGCCCTATTGGGAGGGCCTCAAGGCCGGACGATTGATGATCCAGCGCTGTTCCGGTTGCAGAGTCTGGCAGTGGGGTCCGGAATGGATTTGCCATTCCTGCCATGGCTTCGATCTCACATGGGAAGAGGTAAGGGCAGAGGGCCGCATCTATAGTTGGGAACGCGTTTGGCACCCGGTTCATCCGGCTCTGAAAACCGCGGTCCCATATCTGGTGCTGCTGGTTGAACTCCGGGAGCCGAAGACGGTCAGATTGATCGGCAATCTTCTTGGGGATCCGCGTCAGCCGGTTTCGATCGGCGCCGAAGTTGCCGGGGAATTCGAGCATCACACGGCATCGGAGCCACCGTTCAGCCTGCTCCAGTGGCGGGTGCCGTGA
- a CDS encoding helix-turn-helix domain-containing protein — protein sequence MKWDALEEEPCSLARTVAVIGDRWSLLILRECFLRIRRFDGFQSSLGITRHLLADRLKKLVRFGVLRKIPYQEAPKRYEYILTQKGLDLYPIIMSIVHWGNIHMVDSRGRPLLHEHKSCKKMFDPVMVCSECGEPLTAKAVHVHPGPGARRSLREPAKAQGHKKTTA from the coding sequence ATGAAATGGGATGCCCTCGAAGAGGAGCCGTGCTCACTGGCGCGCACCGTGGCGGTGATCGGTGACCGCTGGAGCCTGCTCATCCTGCGCGAATGTTTTCTTCGGATCCGCAGGTTCGACGGGTTTCAGTCGTCGCTCGGGATAACCCGGCACCTGCTCGCCGACCGGCTGAAAAAGCTCGTCCGTTTTGGCGTACTTCGCAAAATCCCCTATCAGGAAGCGCCCAAGCGCTACGAGTATATCCTGACGCAGAAGGGCCTCGACCTCTATCCGATCATCATGTCGATCGTGCACTGGGGCAACATCCACATGGTCGACTCGCGCGGTCGGCCGCTGCTGCACGAACACAAGAGCTGCAAGAAGATGTTCGATCCCGTCATGGTCTGCTCGGAATGCGGTGAGCCGCTGACGGCCAAAGCCGTCCATGTGCATCCGGGTCCCGGTGCGCGGCGATCCTTACGGGAGCCCGCCAAGGCTCAGGGCCACAAAAAGACGACGGCTTGA
- a CDS encoding 2-hydroxychromene-2-carboxylate isomerase: MAAPLKVEFHFDFGSPNAYLAELALPAIEQRTGVKFDYVPVLLGGVYKATGNMSPAESLRGIKNKPEYNALETERFLRRHNITKFKSNPFFPVNTLALMRGVVAAQFEGLFEPYFRAAYHHMWVEPKKMDDPQVFREAFLASGLDIDRIVARAQQDDVKKKLIENTNSAVARGTFGSPTFFVGDEIYFGKDSLREVEEEILAQLGTTQRKTA; the protein is encoded by the coding sequence ATGGCTGCTCCGCTCAAGGTCGAGTTTCACTTCGATTTCGGCAGTCCCAACGCCTATCTCGCCGAACTGGCGCTGCCGGCGATCGAGCAGCGTACCGGCGTCAAGTTCGACTACGTCCCGGTGTTGCTCGGCGGCGTCTACAAGGCGACCGGCAACATGTCGCCCGCCGAGTCGCTGCGCGGGATCAAGAACAAGCCTGAATACAATGCGCTTGAAACCGAGCGTTTTCTGCGCCGTCACAACATCACGAAGTTCAAGTCGAACCCGTTCTTTCCGGTGAACACGCTCGCGCTGATGCGCGGCGTCGTCGCAGCCCAGTTCGAGGGGCTGTTTGAACCCTATTTCCGCGCCGCCTATCACCACATGTGGGTCGAGCCCAAGAAGATGGACGATCCCCAGGTGTTTCGCGAAGCGTTCCTGGCTTCCGGGCTCGACATCGACCGCATCGTCGCCCGTGCCCAGCAGGACGACGTCAAGAAGAAGCTGATCGAGAATACCAACAGCGCGGTGGCGCGGGGCACGTTCGGCTCGCCGACCTTCTTCGTCGGCGACGAGATCTATTTCGGCAAGGACAGTCTGCGCGAGGTCGAGGAAGAAATTCTGGCACAGTTGGGCACGACGCAGCGCAAGACCGCGTGA